GGTAGAGGAAGACGCCGAGGATGTCCGGGTCGCCCTGCGGGGTGACCTTGAGACCTGCCAGGCGGGCCTTGGAGGCGCTGCGGACGCGGTGGTGCGACGCTTCGAGGTCCTTCGCGGCGGCGGCGGACCGGATGCGGAGTTCACCCATCAGGTCCGCGTCCAGGGCGGCGAGAATCCCGGTGATGTGGTCGGTGGCGAACGCCGGATCGGAGTTGCCGGTGGCGCGGGCGTCGAGGAGCGCCAGGGCCTCTTCCTCCGAGAGCCACTGGGGGGATTCGGGCCTGCCGTGGAAGGCGACCACCCGGGCGTCCTCGGCGAGTTGGGGGTGCACCCCGCCCGCGCGGGTCGGCAGGTTCAGCTGGAAGCGGTGCCGGACGAGCAGCATGGTGGTGGGCCGCGTGACGGCGGTCGTGCGGACCACGCCGCAGCGGCGGGCCGGGCGCTGCCAGGTTGGAAACTTCTCGTCCAGGGCGGCGTCGAGGACGAAACGCGCCGTGGCGGCCACCACCGGGTCGGTGCGGGTGAGGGCAGCCTCGCCGGGCGGGGCGCTCGGTGCGTCGTGGAAGACGACCGGTCGGGGGTGGCGGGGGCCGAGCGCGGCGGTGACGGTGTCCCGCAGCCCCTGTGGCAGCGCTTCGGTGTGTGCGGTGAAGCCACCCTGCTTGCGGTCGGCGGGCACGCCGCGCAGGGCACCGAGCGCGCGGCGGGTGAAGTCCCTGACCTCCTCGCCGGTGCCGAGCGCGGCGCGGATCTCGGCGACTTCGGCGGCCACTTCCTCCTTCTTGATCGCGTTCTGGGCGTAGCGGGACCGGGATGCCTTCTCGTTCTCCGCAGAGGACTCCCAGGCGATCTCCAACTGCTCCGCGGCCTGCGCCTGCTCCCTTTCGAAGAGTCCCTCCTGCTCGAAGGCGGGCGTCTCGCCGTGCAGGATCAGTTCCTCGAAGACCGCCTGCATGGCGCTCTCGGCCTGCTGCGGTACTGGGACGGAGATACCGGTGGCCCGGCGGATGTGCTCGTGCTTGCGCAGCAGCACCTTGAGGACGATCTCGTCGACGGGGTTGTCGGCGCCGTACAGGGTGAGCGCCTTGACGGTGTCGGTGCGTTGACCGAAGCGGTCCACGCGGCCTTCGCGCTGCTCGTGCCGGGTCGGGTTCCATGCCAGGTCGAAGTGGACGACGGCGTCGAAGGACTCCTGGAGGTTGACGCCCTCGGACAGACAGTCGGTCGCCACCAGGACGCGCCGCTCGGGCGCCGGGTCGCCGTTCTCGTCGGCACCGGTCAGTTCGGCGATCCGGGTGATGCGCATGTCGGGAGAGAGCTCGCTGGTGACCGAGGCGACGGCGACCTGGCGCTTGGCTCCCTTCTTGTTGAACGTCTTTTCCAGGTGCCCGGCCACGTAGTCGGAAGTCGCGATGTAACGGCAGAACACGATGGGCCGGTAGCCGTCATCCAGGAGATCGGTGACCGTCGCCACCAGCTTCTTCAGCTTGGTGTCGCGGGTGGGCCCGGCGAGCTTCTGGGCGGCCTCGGCCATGGCGATCAGGCGGGCCCGCTCCTCCTCGCCGATGGTGTCGCCCTCAGCGTCGTCCGCGACATCGGCGGTGTCTCCGGCCGTGTCCTCGGTGGCCTTCGGCAGGAGGGTGCCCGGGACCTCGTCCGCGGACTTCTCGGCGTCGCTGTCGGCCGGGTCGGACACCGTCTGCTGCCCGGTGCGGTCCGCCTCGTCGGGTGTGCCCGCCTCCTGGACGCCGGCGCGGGTGTGCAGGGAGCGGACGGCAGCCGCAGGCGAGGAGGACAGCGTGCGCAGCAGCGCCAGCGTCGACCACCAGCGCTGGCGCTGCTGGAGCGCGCCGTCGGCGGATCGTACGGTCTCCCGGGCGTACGCCAGGACCTCGCCGAGGAGCCTGCGGTAGTCGCGGTGCAAGGAGTAGGAGACCTCTGCGGAGTCCCGGGTGGACGGGAAGTGCGCGCCGTCCTGGAAGTCCTCGCGGATGTCGGCGCGGCGGCGCTGCACGAAGAACTCGGCGAGCAGTTTGCGACCCGCCACGGTGTCGAAGCTGACCGTGGCCAGCTGGGGATCGAGCAGCCCGAGCAGCCGGCGGAAGGGCTCTTCCTTTCCGCTGTGCGGGGTGGCGGTGACCAGGAGCAGATGCCGGGCGTCGTCGTCGGCGAGAGTGCGCAGCAGCCCGTACCGCTGCTGCGAGGTGCGGGTCGGCGTCCGGGCGGTCGAGTCCGCGACGCAGGTGTGTGCCTCGTCGGCGATCACCAGGCCGGGACAGTTGCGCAGGAAGTCCTCGCGGTGCCGGGGCGACTTGATGAAATCGGTGGACACGACGTACGTGCCGTCCGGACGGAACACCGACTTTCCGTACGGCGTCTCACGCTCCAGGCGGCCGATGGTGGCGGGCAGCACCAACTGGGCTTCGATGCCGAACTTGTCGTGCAGCTCGGACCGCCACTGCTCGGCGAGCGCGGGCGAGCAGAGCACCACCAGTCCGTGGGCGTCGCCCTGGGCGAGCAGCTCGGCGGCGATCAGCCCCGCCTCGATCGTCTTGCCGATCCCCACGTCGTCGGCGATCAGCAGCCTCACCGTGTCCTGGCGCAGCGCCATCATGAGCGGCACGAGCTGGTACGGACGCGGATCCACCGCGATTGACGCCAGCGACCTGAAGGGTCCGGCCCCCGCCCGGAACCCGATACGCAGGGCGGTGCGCAACAGTCCTGCTGTGTGCTGGTCGCCCAGGTCGGAAGGCGTGGGCGGCGCGAACGTGGCGGGCACCA
This sequence is a window from Streptomyces sp. NBC_01775. Protein-coding genes within it:
- a CDS encoding helicase-related protein, with translation MTTAAKSAPPYAVGSLVHARGREWVVLPDSTSELFVLRPLGGADVDIAGVLPGLETVVPATFAPPTPSDLGDQHTAGLLRTALRIGFRAGAGPFRSLASIAVDPRPYQLVPLMMALRQDTVRLLIADDVGIGKTIEAGLIAAELLAQGDAHGLVVLCSPALAEQWRSELHDKFGIEAQLVLPATIGRLERETPYGKSVFRPDGTYVVSTDFIKSPRHREDFLRNCPGLVIADEAHTCVADSTARTPTRTSQQRYGLLRTLADDDARHLLLVTATPHSGKEEPFRRLLGLLDPQLATVSFDTVAGRKLLAEFFVQRRRADIREDFQDGAHFPSTRDSAEVSYSLHRDYRRLLGEVLAYARETVRSADGALQQRQRWWSTLALLRTLSSSPAAAVRSLHTRAGVQEAGTPDEADRTGQQTVSDPADSDAEKSADEVPGTLLPKATEDTAGDTADVADDAEGDTIGEEERARLIAMAEAAQKLAGPTRDTKLKKLVATVTDLLDDGYRPIVFCRYIATSDYVAGHLEKTFNKKGAKRQVAVASVTSELSPDMRITRIAELTGADENGDPAPERRVLVATDCLSEGVNLQESFDAVVHFDLAWNPTRHEQREGRVDRFGQRTDTVKALTLYGADNPVDEIVLKVLLRKHEHIRRATGISVPVPQQAESAMQAVFEELILHGETPAFEQEGLFEREQAQAAEQLEIAWESSAENEKASRSRYAQNAIKKEEVAAEVAEIRAALGTGEEVRDFTRRALGALRGVPADRKQGGFTAHTEALPQGLRDTVTAALGPRHPRPVVFHDAPSAPPGEAALTRTDPVVAATARFVLDAALDEKFPTWQRPARRCGVVRTTAVTRPTTMLLVRHRFQLNLPTRAGGVHPQLAEDARVVAFHGRPESPQWLSEEEALALLDARATGNSDPAFATDHITGILAALDADLMGELRIRSAAAAKDLEASHHRVRSASKARLAGLKVTPQGDPDILGVFLYRPAATIQLGADA